One Pleuronectes platessa chromosome 9, fPlePla1.1, whole genome shotgun sequence genomic region harbors:
- the eps15 gene encoding epidermal growth factor receptor substrate 15 isoform X5, translating to MAASLSLTQLSSGNPIYDKYYRQVDPTGSGRVTAADAALFLKRSGLADLVLGKIWDLADSERKGSLSKQQFFVALRLVACAQNGLEVALKSLNVAVPPPKFHDTSSPQLAGGEPGDTPWVVKPEEKMKFDSIFESLGPAGGILTGDKVKPVLLNSKLPVDILGRVWELSDLDRDGMLDKDEFSVAMYLVYRALEGEPVPMSLPPPLVPPSKRKKPSVPPVMPLLPSPPSAKESRSSHAGSKTIPPPPKPTPAPVPAPAPAPAAASWVVSPADKAKYDEHFNKTDGDMDGLVSGPEVRDIFLKTGLPSATLARIWEVCDIGDIGKLTREQFALALHLINQKLTKGLDPPQSLTPEMIPPSDRQNIKQNNMLNLAADFSAIKELDSLSNEIVELQREKCTVEEEIKEKEEAIRQRSTEVQDLQEEVGRESEELQRLQSQRQKVQDTLDELDQQKGSLEEQLAHIRQQTTQETHLITSLQSEHEEQEQMICQYEEELVQAREELLALQEESRKLQEKVQAAQEQLTPLQESVRDSFKQVAQVQQKLNNLQVEERSVTAQLSWKRALEDSSPVMVNGSAGTAAELHQGDPFQQDLFQEDQPRELKFEEPTAFFSPQKDHSDQKEIEANENEEEEEMQDKEDENQLTPEEEKPRSDALDDLYASLAPSDMYNSLSTFPKPLNTVREFSSHEVSSEVAEDEDKSFNESSPKVASSEQENKEEQAVTPEATTTITTSSSLPAGPMPPQTSPPTLPEMDFFHSDPFTDHDPFKDDPFGKADVADPFGGDPFKGTDPFAADTFFTQTSSAPFSSEDPFSAPVDPFGATTDAPEPDLFAAKLNNAAPAPAAGPDPFTSKPTNLASASKGTFTTTENNIAESDPFGGKVNATTEADPFGSQDVETDPFSYSPVSCDLAVKDTAAANDPFAPGGTTVSSSLDADPFAAVFGNESFGGGFADFSALTKSNGGDQFGINNKNLFEEDSPSASPDVPPALPPKTGTPTRPPPPPPGKKSSISSTDSSDSFHRRGHFLPQPSGDFSSSSSSPSLPAKDPLADPFAPSSPPRHHVREADRFASFDKYPTEEDMIEWAKRESEREEKERLARLTQQEQEDLELAIALSKSELS from the exons GTTGATCCAACTGGCAGTGGGCGGGTGACGGCAGCAGATGCAGCTCTGTTCCTGAAAAGGTCGGGCTTGGCTGATCTGGTCCTGGGGAAG ATCTGGGATTTGGCAGACTCTGAACGTAAAGGCTCTCTGAGCAAACAG CAATTCTTTGTAGCTTTGCGGTTGGTAGCCTGTGCTCAAAATGGCCTGGAGGTGGCACTCAAGAGCCTTAATGTGGCTGTTCCTCCCCCCAAATTT CATGACACTAGCAGCCCGCAGTTAGCGGGAGGAGAGCCTGGCGACACACCCTGGGTTGTCAAG cctGAAGAGAAGATGAAGTTTGATTCCATCTTTGAGAGTCTAGGTCCAGCAGGTGGCATCCTAACAGGAGACAAGGTTAAGCCTGTCCTGCTTAACTCCAAACTTCCAGTGGACATCCTCGGCAGG GTGTGGGAGCTCAGTGACCTCGACAGAGATGGCATGTTGGACAAAGATGAATTTTCTGTG GCCATGTATTTGGTGTACAGAGCGTTGGAGGGGGAGCCTGTTCCCATGTCCCTACCACCGCCCCTGGTTCCACCCTCCAAGAGGAAAAAACCCTCTGTGCCTCCTGTGATGCCCCTGTTACCCTCGCCCCCCTCTGCCAAAGAAAGTCGCTCCTCCCACGCTGGCTCTAAGACCATACCCCCCCCTCCTAAACCCACCCCAGCTCCTgtcccagcaccagcaccagcaccagcagctgctTCT TGGGTGGTGTCACCAGCAGACAAAGCCAAATACGATGAGCACTTCAACAAGACAGACGGGGACATGGACGGGCTCGTGTCTGGACCTGAGGTCAGAGATATCTTTCTGAAGACTGGGCTGCCCTCTGCAACACTTGCACGTATCTG GGAGGTTTGTGACATTGGAGACATCGGGAAACTGACTCGAGAGCAGTTTGCCCTGGCGCTCCATCTGATCAATCAGAAGCTGACGAAGGGCCTGGACCCTCCGCAGAGCCTGACCCCAGAGATGATCCCTCCCTCTGACAGACAAAACATCAAACAG AACAACATGCTTAACTTGGCAGCCGACTTCTCAGCCATCAAGGAGCTTGACTCTCTCAGTAACGAGATTGTTGAACTACAACG AGAGAAGTGCACTGTGGAAGAGGAGAtcaaggagaaagaggaggccATCAGACAGCGCAGCACCGAAGTGCAG GACTTACAAGAAGAAGTGGGGAGGGAgagtgaggagctgcagcggctCCAGTCTCAGCGTCAGAAGGTCCAAGATACGTTGGACGAGCTGGACCAACAGAAGGGCtccctggaggagcagctggctCACATCCGCCAACAGACCACCCAGGAGACACATCTG ATCACATCGCTGCAGTCGGAGCATGAGGAGCAGGAACAGATGATATGTCAGTATGAGGAGGAGCTTGTCCAGGCCCGAGAGGAGCTGCTTGCTTTGCAGGAGGAGAGTcggaagctgcaggagaaagtCCAGGCTGCACAGGAGCAGCTCACACCTCTCCAAGAGTCTGTGCGAGACTCATTCAAACAGGTTGCACag GTTCAACAGAAACTGAACAACCTTCAAGTGGAGGAAAGGTCAGTGACTGCCCAGCTCAGCTGGAAGAGAGCCCTGGAGGACAGCTCTCCTGTCATGGTCAATGGATCAGCAGGTACTGCAGCAGAGCTGCACCAGGGGGACCCCTTCCAACAGGACCTCTTCCAGGAGGACCAGCCTAGAGAGCTGAAGTTCGAAGAACCAACTGCTTTCTTCAGTCCTCAGAAAGACCATTCCGATCAAAAAGAGATAGAAGCAAATgagaatgaagaagaggaggagatgcaggACAAGGAAGATGAAAATCAACTTACTccagaggaggaaaaaccaAGATCTGATGCATTGGATGATCTTTATGCTAGTCTGGCCCCTTCTGATATGTACAATAGTCTGTCAACCTTCCCCAAGCCTCTGAACACTGTCAGG GAATTCAGTAGCCACGAAGTTTCATCAGAAGTCGCAGAGGACGAAGACAAATCATTTAATGAGAGCTCACCAAAG GTGGCATCATCGGAACAAGAGAACAAAGAGGAGCAAGCAGTGACGCCTGAAGCCACCACAaccatcaccacctcctcctcgttACCAGCTGGCCCCATGCCACCACAGACCAGCCCACCAACCCTGCCTGAGATGGACTTCTTTCATTCAGACCCCTTTACTGACC ATGATCCATTTAAAGATGATCCATTTGGAAAAGCAGATGTTGCAG atccaTTTGGAGGAGATCCATTCAAAGGGACCGATCCCTTTGCTGCAGACACTTTCTTCACACAGACCTCCAGCGCCCCCTTCTCCTCAGAAGACCCTTTCTCAGCCCCAGTTGACCCGTTCGGTGCCACCACTGATGCGCCAGAGCCAGACCTGTTTGCAGCCAAGCTGAACAATGCAGCACCCGCTCCTGCAGCAGGCCCAGACCCCTTCACCTCCAAACCGACCAATCTAGCGTCAGCATCCAAGGGAACTTTCACCACCACAGAGAACAACATTGCTGAGTCGGACCCGTTCGGTGGCAAAGTTAATGCCACCACAGAGGCAGATCCATTTGGTTCTCAGGACGTAGAGACCGATCCGTTCAGCTACTCACCAGTCAGCTGTGATCTGGCAGTG AAGGACACTGCTGCGGCCAATGACCCATTCGCTCCAGGTGGTACGACAGTGAGCTCCAGCTTAGATGCAG ATCCGTTTGCTGCTGTGTTTGGTAATGAGTCGTTCGGAGGGGGCTTTGCAGATTTCAGTGCCTTGACGAAG TCAAACGGGGGCGACCAGTTCGGCATCAACAATAAGAACCTGTTTGAGGAAGACAGTCCGTCTGCCAGCCCCGACGTGCCCCCTGCTCTGCCCCCGAAAACGGGTACGCCAACGAGacctccccctccacctccag GTAAGAAATCCTCCATCTCCAGCACAGACTCCTCTGACTCCTTCCATCGACGAGggcacttcctcccacagcctTCAGGggacttctcctcctcttcctcctcgcccTCCCTGCCTGCCAAGGATCCTTTAGCCGACCCCTtcgccccctcctcccctcctcgtCACCACGTACGGGAAGCTGACCGATTTGCCAGCTTTGACAAA TATCCAACAGAGGAAGACATGATAGAGTGGGCAAAGCGCGAGAGCGAACGGGAGGAAAAGGAGCGACTTGCAAGGCTCACCCAGCAGGAACAAGAGGACCTGGAGCTGGCCATCGCTCTCAGCAAGTCTGAACTCTCCTGA
- the eps15 gene encoding epidermal growth factor receptor substrate 15 isoform X4, with amino-acid sequence MAASLSLTQLSSGNPIYDKYYRQVDPTGSGRVTAADAALFLKRSGLADLVLGKIWDLADSERKGSLSKQQFFVALRLVACAQNGLEVALKSLNVAVPPPKFHDTSSPQLAGGEPGDTPWVVKPEEKMKFDSIFESLGPAGGILTGDKVKPVLLNSKLPVDILGRVWELSDLDRDGMLDKDEFSVAMYLVYRALEGEPVPMSLPPPLVPPSKRKKPSVPPVMPLLPSPPSAKESRSSHAGSKTIPPPPKPTPAPVPAPAPAPAAASWVVSPADKAKYDEHFNKTDGDMDGLVSGPEVRDIFLKTGLPSATLARIWEVCDIGDIGKLTREQFALALHLINQKLTKGLDPPQSLTPEMIPPSDRQNIKQNNMLNLAADFSAIKELDSLSNEIVELQREKCTVEEEIKEKEEAIRQRSTEVQDLQEEVGRESEELQRLQSQRQKVQDTLDELDQQKGSLEEQLAHIRQQTTQETHLITSLQSEHEEQEQMICQYEEELVQAREELLALQEESRKLQEKVQAAQEQLTPLQESVRDSFKQVAQVQQKLNNLQVEERSVTAQLSWKRALEDSSPVMVNGSAGTAAELHQGDPFQQDLFQEDQPRELKFEEPTAFFSPQKDHSDQKEIEANENEEEEEMQDKEDENQLTPEEEKPRSDALDDLYASLAPSDMYNSLSTFPKPLNTVREFSSHEVSSEVAEDEDKSFNESSPKQVASSEQENKEEQAVTPEATTTITTSSSLPAGPMPPQTSPPTLPEMDFFHSDPFTDHDPFKDDPFGKADVADPFGGDPFKGTDPFAADTFFTQTSSAPFSSEDPFSAPVDPFGATTDAPEPDLFAAKLNNAAPAPAAGPDPFTSKPTNLASASKGTFTTTENNIAESDPFGGKVNATTEADPFGSQDVETDPFSYSPVSCDLAVKDTAAANDPFAPGGTTVSSSLDADPFAAVFGNESFGGGFADFSALTKSNGGDQFGINNKNLFEEDSPSASPDVPPALPPKTGTPTRPPPPPPGKKSSISSTDSSDSFHRRGHFLPQPSGDFSSSSSSPSLPAKDPLADPFAPSSPPRHHVREADRFASFDKYPTEEDMIEWAKRESEREEKERLARLTQQEQEDLELAIALSKSELS; translated from the exons GTTGATCCAACTGGCAGTGGGCGGGTGACGGCAGCAGATGCAGCTCTGTTCCTGAAAAGGTCGGGCTTGGCTGATCTGGTCCTGGGGAAG ATCTGGGATTTGGCAGACTCTGAACGTAAAGGCTCTCTGAGCAAACAG CAATTCTTTGTAGCTTTGCGGTTGGTAGCCTGTGCTCAAAATGGCCTGGAGGTGGCACTCAAGAGCCTTAATGTGGCTGTTCCTCCCCCCAAATTT CATGACACTAGCAGCCCGCAGTTAGCGGGAGGAGAGCCTGGCGACACACCCTGGGTTGTCAAG cctGAAGAGAAGATGAAGTTTGATTCCATCTTTGAGAGTCTAGGTCCAGCAGGTGGCATCCTAACAGGAGACAAGGTTAAGCCTGTCCTGCTTAACTCCAAACTTCCAGTGGACATCCTCGGCAGG GTGTGGGAGCTCAGTGACCTCGACAGAGATGGCATGTTGGACAAAGATGAATTTTCTGTG GCCATGTATTTGGTGTACAGAGCGTTGGAGGGGGAGCCTGTTCCCATGTCCCTACCACCGCCCCTGGTTCCACCCTCCAAGAGGAAAAAACCCTCTGTGCCTCCTGTGATGCCCCTGTTACCCTCGCCCCCCTCTGCCAAAGAAAGTCGCTCCTCCCACGCTGGCTCTAAGACCATACCCCCCCCTCCTAAACCCACCCCAGCTCCTgtcccagcaccagcaccagcaccagcagctgctTCT TGGGTGGTGTCACCAGCAGACAAAGCCAAATACGATGAGCACTTCAACAAGACAGACGGGGACATGGACGGGCTCGTGTCTGGACCTGAGGTCAGAGATATCTTTCTGAAGACTGGGCTGCCCTCTGCAACACTTGCACGTATCTG GGAGGTTTGTGACATTGGAGACATCGGGAAACTGACTCGAGAGCAGTTTGCCCTGGCGCTCCATCTGATCAATCAGAAGCTGACGAAGGGCCTGGACCCTCCGCAGAGCCTGACCCCAGAGATGATCCCTCCCTCTGACAGACAAAACATCAAACAG AACAACATGCTTAACTTGGCAGCCGACTTCTCAGCCATCAAGGAGCTTGACTCTCTCAGTAACGAGATTGTTGAACTACAACG AGAGAAGTGCACTGTGGAAGAGGAGAtcaaggagaaagaggaggccATCAGACAGCGCAGCACCGAAGTGCAG GACTTACAAGAAGAAGTGGGGAGGGAgagtgaggagctgcagcggctCCAGTCTCAGCGTCAGAAGGTCCAAGATACGTTGGACGAGCTGGACCAACAGAAGGGCtccctggaggagcagctggctCACATCCGCCAACAGACCACCCAGGAGACACATCTG ATCACATCGCTGCAGTCGGAGCATGAGGAGCAGGAACAGATGATATGTCAGTATGAGGAGGAGCTTGTCCAGGCCCGAGAGGAGCTGCTTGCTTTGCAGGAGGAGAGTcggaagctgcaggagaaagtCCAGGCTGCACAGGAGCAGCTCACACCTCTCCAAGAGTCTGTGCGAGACTCATTCAAACAGGTTGCACag GTTCAACAGAAACTGAACAACCTTCAAGTGGAGGAAAGGTCAGTGACTGCCCAGCTCAGCTGGAAGAGAGCCCTGGAGGACAGCTCTCCTGTCATGGTCAATGGATCAGCAGGTACTGCAGCAGAGCTGCACCAGGGGGACCCCTTCCAACAGGACCTCTTCCAGGAGGACCAGCCTAGAGAGCTGAAGTTCGAAGAACCAACTGCTTTCTTCAGTCCTCAGAAAGACCATTCCGATCAAAAAGAGATAGAAGCAAATgagaatgaagaagaggaggagatgcaggACAAGGAAGATGAAAATCAACTTACTccagaggaggaaaaaccaAGATCTGATGCATTGGATGATCTTTATGCTAGTCTGGCCCCTTCTGATATGTACAATAGTCTGTCAACCTTCCCCAAGCCTCTGAACACTGTCAGG GAATTCAGTAGCCACGAAGTTTCATCAGAAGTCGCAGAGGACGAAGACAAATCATTTAATGAGAGCTCACCAAAG CAGGTGGCATCATCGGAACAAGAGAACAAAGAGGAGCAAGCAGTGACGCCTGAAGCCACCACAaccatcaccacctcctcctcgttACCAGCTGGCCCCATGCCACCACAGACCAGCCCACCAACCCTGCCTGAGATGGACTTCTTTCATTCAGACCCCTTTACTGACC ATGATCCATTTAAAGATGATCCATTTGGAAAAGCAGATGTTGCAG atccaTTTGGAGGAGATCCATTCAAAGGGACCGATCCCTTTGCTGCAGACACTTTCTTCACACAGACCTCCAGCGCCCCCTTCTCCTCAGAAGACCCTTTCTCAGCCCCAGTTGACCCGTTCGGTGCCACCACTGATGCGCCAGAGCCAGACCTGTTTGCAGCCAAGCTGAACAATGCAGCACCCGCTCCTGCAGCAGGCCCAGACCCCTTCACCTCCAAACCGACCAATCTAGCGTCAGCATCCAAGGGAACTTTCACCACCACAGAGAACAACATTGCTGAGTCGGACCCGTTCGGTGGCAAAGTTAATGCCACCACAGAGGCAGATCCATTTGGTTCTCAGGACGTAGAGACCGATCCGTTCAGCTACTCACCAGTCAGCTGTGATCTGGCAGTG AAGGACACTGCTGCGGCCAATGACCCATTCGCTCCAGGTGGTACGACAGTGAGCTCCAGCTTAGATGCAG ATCCGTTTGCTGCTGTGTTTGGTAATGAGTCGTTCGGAGGGGGCTTTGCAGATTTCAGTGCCTTGACGAAG TCAAACGGGGGCGACCAGTTCGGCATCAACAATAAGAACCTGTTTGAGGAAGACAGTCCGTCTGCCAGCCCCGACGTGCCCCCTGCTCTGCCCCCGAAAACGGGTACGCCAACGAGacctccccctccacctccag GTAAGAAATCCTCCATCTCCAGCACAGACTCCTCTGACTCCTTCCATCGACGAGggcacttcctcccacagcctTCAGGggacttctcctcctcttcctcctcgcccTCCCTGCCTGCCAAGGATCCTTTAGCCGACCCCTtcgccccctcctcccctcctcgtCACCACGTACGGGAAGCTGACCGATTTGCCAGCTTTGACAAA TATCCAACAGAGGAAGACATGATAGAGTGGGCAAAGCGCGAGAGCGAACGGGAGGAAAAGGAGCGACTTGCAAGGCTCACCCAGCAGGAACAAGAGGACCTGGAGCTGGCCATCGCTCTCAGCAAGTCTGAACTCTCCTGA
- the eps15 gene encoding epidermal growth factor receptor substrate 15 isoform X2: MCKHPQSYIHYCKFSHYSIIERNPKVTTEGKKPPFEQDEIPSKTRRPSVEEKWGEGRLSSGNPIYDKYYRQVDPTGSGRVTAADAALFLKRSGLADLVLGKIWDLADSERKGSLSKQQFFVALRLVACAQNGLEVALKSLNVAVPPPKFHDTSSPQLAGGEPGDTPWVVKPEEKMKFDSIFESLGPAGGILTGDKVKPVLLNSKLPVDILGRVWELSDLDRDGMLDKDEFSVAMYLVYRALEGEPVPMSLPPPLVPPSKRKKPSVPPVMPLLPSPPSAKESRSSHAGSKTIPPPPKPTPAPVPAPAPAPAAASWVVSPADKAKYDEHFNKTDGDMDGLVSGPEVRDIFLKTGLPSATLARIWEVCDIGDIGKLTREQFALALHLINQKLTKGLDPPQSLTPEMIPPSDRQNIKQNNMLNLAADFSAIKELDSLSNEIVELQREKCTVEEEIKEKEEAIRQRSTEVQDLQEEVGRESEELQRLQSQRQKVQDTLDELDQQKGSLEEQLAHIRQQTTQETHLITSLQSEHEEQEQMICQYEEELVQAREELLALQEESRKLQEKVQAAQEQLTPLQESVRDSFKQVAQVQQKLNNLQVEERSVTAQLSWKRALEDSSPVMVNGSAGTAAELHQGDPFQQDLFQEDQPRELKFEEPTAFFSPQKDHSDQKEIEANENEEEEEMQDKEDENQLTPEEEKPRSDALDDLYASLAPSDMYNSLSTFPKPLNTVREFSSHEVSSEVAEDEDKSFNESSPKVASSEQENKEEQAVTPEATTTITTSSSLPAGPMPPQTSPPTLPEMDFFHSDPFTDHDPFKDDPFGKADVADPFGGDPFKGTDPFAADTFFTQTSSAPFSSEDPFSAPVDPFGATTDAPEPDLFAAKLNNAAPAPAAGPDPFTSKPTNLASASKGTFTTTENNIAESDPFGGKVNATTEADPFGSQDVETDPFSYSPVSCDLAVKDTAAANDPFAPGGTTVSSSLDADPFAAVFGNESFGGGFADFSALTKSNGGDQFGINNKNLFEEDSPSASPDVPPALPPKTGTPTRPPPPPPGKKSSISSTDSSDSFHRRGHFLPQPSGDFSSSSSSPSLPAKDPLADPFAPSSPPRHHVREADRFASFDKYPTEEDMIEWAKRESEREEKERLARLTQQEQEDLELAIALSKSELS; the protein is encoded by the exons GTTGATCCAACTGGCAGTGGGCGGGTGACGGCAGCAGATGCAGCTCTGTTCCTGAAAAGGTCGGGCTTGGCTGATCTGGTCCTGGGGAAG ATCTGGGATTTGGCAGACTCTGAACGTAAAGGCTCTCTGAGCAAACAG CAATTCTTTGTAGCTTTGCGGTTGGTAGCCTGTGCTCAAAATGGCCTGGAGGTGGCACTCAAGAGCCTTAATGTGGCTGTTCCTCCCCCCAAATTT CATGACACTAGCAGCCCGCAGTTAGCGGGAGGAGAGCCTGGCGACACACCCTGGGTTGTCAAG cctGAAGAGAAGATGAAGTTTGATTCCATCTTTGAGAGTCTAGGTCCAGCAGGTGGCATCCTAACAGGAGACAAGGTTAAGCCTGTCCTGCTTAACTCCAAACTTCCAGTGGACATCCTCGGCAGG GTGTGGGAGCTCAGTGACCTCGACAGAGATGGCATGTTGGACAAAGATGAATTTTCTGTG GCCATGTATTTGGTGTACAGAGCGTTGGAGGGGGAGCCTGTTCCCATGTCCCTACCACCGCCCCTGGTTCCACCCTCCAAGAGGAAAAAACCCTCTGTGCCTCCTGTGATGCCCCTGTTACCCTCGCCCCCCTCTGCCAAAGAAAGTCGCTCCTCCCACGCTGGCTCTAAGACCATACCCCCCCCTCCTAAACCCACCCCAGCTCCTgtcccagcaccagcaccagcaccagcagctgctTCT TGGGTGGTGTCACCAGCAGACAAAGCCAAATACGATGAGCACTTCAACAAGACAGACGGGGACATGGACGGGCTCGTGTCTGGACCTGAGGTCAGAGATATCTTTCTGAAGACTGGGCTGCCCTCTGCAACACTTGCACGTATCTG GGAGGTTTGTGACATTGGAGACATCGGGAAACTGACTCGAGAGCAGTTTGCCCTGGCGCTCCATCTGATCAATCAGAAGCTGACGAAGGGCCTGGACCCTCCGCAGAGCCTGACCCCAGAGATGATCCCTCCCTCTGACAGACAAAACATCAAACAG AACAACATGCTTAACTTGGCAGCCGACTTCTCAGCCATCAAGGAGCTTGACTCTCTCAGTAACGAGATTGTTGAACTACAACG AGAGAAGTGCACTGTGGAAGAGGAGAtcaaggagaaagaggaggccATCAGACAGCGCAGCACCGAAGTGCAG GACTTACAAGAAGAAGTGGGGAGGGAgagtgaggagctgcagcggctCCAGTCTCAGCGTCAGAAGGTCCAAGATACGTTGGACGAGCTGGACCAACAGAAGGGCtccctggaggagcagctggctCACATCCGCCAACAGACCACCCAGGAGACACATCTG ATCACATCGCTGCAGTCGGAGCATGAGGAGCAGGAACAGATGATATGTCAGTATGAGGAGGAGCTTGTCCAGGCCCGAGAGGAGCTGCTTGCTTTGCAGGAGGAGAGTcggaagctgcaggagaaagtCCAGGCTGCACAGGAGCAGCTCACACCTCTCCAAGAGTCTGTGCGAGACTCATTCAAACAGGTTGCACag GTTCAACAGAAACTGAACAACCTTCAAGTGGAGGAAAGGTCAGTGACTGCCCAGCTCAGCTGGAAGAGAGCCCTGGAGGACAGCTCTCCTGTCATGGTCAATGGATCAGCAGGTACTGCAGCAGAGCTGCACCAGGGGGACCCCTTCCAACAGGACCTCTTCCAGGAGGACCAGCCTAGAGAGCTGAAGTTCGAAGAACCAACTGCTTTCTTCAGTCCTCAGAAAGACCATTCCGATCAAAAAGAGATAGAAGCAAATgagaatgaagaagaggaggagatgcaggACAAGGAAGATGAAAATCAACTTACTccagaggaggaaaaaccaAGATCTGATGCATTGGATGATCTTTATGCTAGTCTGGCCCCTTCTGATATGTACAATAGTCTGTCAACCTTCCCCAAGCCTCTGAACACTGTCAGG GAATTCAGTAGCCACGAAGTTTCATCAGAAGTCGCAGAGGACGAAGACAAATCATTTAATGAGAGCTCACCAAAG GTGGCATCATCGGAACAAGAGAACAAAGAGGAGCAAGCAGTGACGCCTGAAGCCACCACAaccatcaccacctcctcctcgttACCAGCTGGCCCCATGCCACCACAGACCAGCCCACCAACCCTGCCTGAGATGGACTTCTTTCATTCAGACCCCTTTACTGACC ATGATCCATTTAAAGATGATCCATTTGGAAAAGCAGATGTTGCAG atccaTTTGGAGGAGATCCATTCAAAGGGACCGATCCCTTTGCTGCAGACACTTTCTTCACACAGACCTCCAGCGCCCCCTTCTCCTCAGAAGACCCTTTCTCAGCCCCAGTTGACCCGTTCGGTGCCACCACTGATGCGCCAGAGCCAGACCTGTTTGCAGCCAAGCTGAACAATGCAGCACCCGCTCCTGCAGCAGGCCCAGACCCCTTCACCTCCAAACCGACCAATCTAGCGTCAGCATCCAAGGGAACTTTCACCACCACAGAGAACAACATTGCTGAGTCGGACCCGTTCGGTGGCAAAGTTAATGCCACCACAGAGGCAGATCCATTTGGTTCTCAGGACGTAGAGACCGATCCGTTCAGCTACTCACCAGTCAGCTGTGATCTGGCAGTG AAGGACACTGCTGCGGCCAATGACCCATTCGCTCCAGGTGGTACGACAGTGAGCTCCAGCTTAGATGCAG ATCCGTTTGCTGCTGTGTTTGGTAATGAGTCGTTCGGAGGGGGCTTTGCAGATTTCAGTGCCTTGACGAAG TCAAACGGGGGCGACCAGTTCGGCATCAACAATAAGAACCTGTTTGAGGAAGACAGTCCGTCTGCCAGCCCCGACGTGCCCCCTGCTCTGCCCCCGAAAACGGGTACGCCAACGAGacctccccctccacctccag GTAAGAAATCCTCCATCTCCAGCACAGACTCCTCTGACTCCTTCCATCGACGAGggcacttcctcccacagcctTCAGGggacttctcctcctcttcctcctcgcccTCCCTGCCTGCCAAGGATCCTTTAGCCGACCCCTtcgccccctcctcccctcctcgtCACCACGTACGGGAAGCTGACCGATTTGCCAGCTTTGACAAA TATCCAACAGAGGAAGACATGATAGAGTGGGCAAAGCGCGAGAGCGAACGGGAGGAAAAGGAGCGACTTGCAAGGCTCACCCAGCAGGAACAAGAGGACCTGGAGCTGGCCATCGCTCTCAGCAAGTCTGAACTCTCCTGA